One region of Sulfuriroseicoccus oceanibius genomic DNA includes:
- the menA gene encoding 1,4-dihydroxy-2-naphthoate octaprenyltransferase, giving the protein MSSATWILAARPKTLPAVVAPVWAGCVLAWMLTGEWSPWLAVCTLVSAGLIQIATNFFNDAIDHKKGADTAARLGPVRATASGLVSGRTVMTIGFVTLALACVAALPMIAARGWPVIAIGLPSLYFSFGYTGGPLPLAYRGLGELFVMIFFGLIAVMGTAFIQSGQWFTEALVLGFQLGALSTALIAINNLRDVEEDTRSNKRTLAVRLGVAFGRWEIAALYAVAFGLSGYWAAIGFGWLALATVVAVALPALVVVRGVWKNKPGRVYNKLLAICGMGMLLFAAAFQIGGLLDG; this is encoded by the coding sequence ATGAGCAGCGCAACCTGGATCCTCGCCGCCCGCCCCAAGACCTTGCCCGCTGTGGTGGCTCCCGTCTGGGCCGGATGTGTTCTGGCGTGGATGCTCACAGGTGAGTGGTCGCCGTGGCTGGCCGTCTGTACGTTGGTCAGCGCCGGGCTGATTCAGATCGCGACCAATTTCTTCAACGATGCCATCGACCATAAAAAGGGCGCGGACACCGCAGCACGGTTGGGGCCTGTGAGAGCGACGGCATCCGGCTTGGTCAGCGGGCGCACCGTGATGACCATTGGGTTCGTTACGCTCGCACTCGCCTGCGTGGCGGCGTTGCCGATGATTGCCGCCCGAGGTTGGCCGGTGATCGCCATTGGTCTGCCGTCGTTGTACTTCAGTTTTGGCTACACGGGTGGACCGTTGCCGCTGGCATACCGTGGGCTGGGCGAGTTGTTCGTGATGATTTTCTTCGGGCTGATCGCTGTGATGGGCACGGCGTTCATCCAGTCTGGGCAATGGTTCACCGAAGCTCTGGTGCTGGGCTTCCAGTTGGGGGCTCTCTCGACCGCGCTGATTGCGATCAACAACCTGCGCGATGTGGAGGAGGACACGCGCTCGAACAAACGGACATTGGCGGTGCGGCTTGGCGTGGCGTTCGGACGATGGGAAATCGCCGCGCTTTATGCGGTGGCTTTCGGGTTGTCGGGCTACTGGGCGGCGATTGGCTTCGGTTGGCTTGCACTGGCGACGGTGGTTGCCGTGGCGTTGCCGGCGCTGGTCGTGGTACGCGGTGTTTGGAAGAACAAGCCCGGGCGAGTGTACAACAAATTGCTCGCGATTTGTGGCATGGGGATGCTGCTCTTTGCCGCGGCATTCCAGATTGGCGGGCTGCTGGACGGTTGA
- a CDS encoding alpha/beta fold hydrolase yields MSRQRFIALHGMLGDPADWQPIADRVGGEWVALDLLDAIEAGVEDFESFCRWLNQEVPQSAGVEDCLLGYSLGGRLAMHAMVADRQRWQHVVIVSAHPGLEDEDEKVARVDADALWEERFGDDDVAWDAALRMWNAQPVLAGVGDDWVAGRLALEPRRAAVARAMRCWSLGRQQALWDDLERCDLPCLWVAGAVDGKFAALSERASGLCVRGELALVDGVGHRVLHESPERFGALLRDWVARIG; encoded by the coding sequence ATGAGTCGTCAGCGGTTTATCGCACTTCATGGAATGCTGGGGGACCCGGCGGATTGGCAACCGATTGCCGACCGCGTGGGCGGTGAGTGGGTAGCGCTTGATTTGCTCGATGCGATTGAGGCCGGAGTGGAGGATTTCGAGAGCTTTTGCCGATGGCTGAACCAGGAGGTGCCGCAATCCGCCGGGGTGGAGGATTGTTTGCTCGGTTATTCGCTGGGCGGGCGGTTGGCGATGCATGCCATGGTGGCCGACCGGCAGAGGTGGCAGCACGTGGTGATCGTGTCCGCTCATCCTGGGCTCGAGGACGAGGATGAGAAAGTGGCGCGTGTCGATGCCGACGCGCTGTGGGAGGAGCGCTTTGGCGACGATGACGTAGCGTGGGATGCTGCATTGCGGATGTGGAATGCCCAGCCTGTGTTGGCGGGAGTGGGGGACGATTGGGTGGCTGGGCGGTTGGCGTTGGAGCCCAGGCGGGCTGCGGTTGCGAGAGCGATGCGTTGTTGGTCGCTCGGGCGGCAGCAGGCATTGTGGGATGATCTCGAGCGGTGCGACTTACCTTGCCTGTGGGTGGCGGGTGCCGTAGATGGGAAGTTTGCCGCGTTGTCGGAACGCGCGTCGGGGCTTTGCGTGCGCGGCGAGTTGGCTCTTGTCGATGGCGTGGGGCACCGCGTGTTGCACGAGTCGCCGGAACGTTTTGGTGCGCTTCTGCGCGATTGGGTCGCCCGAATCGGTTGA
- the menD gene encoding 2-succinyl-5-enolpyruvyl-6-hydroxy-3-cyclohexene-1-carboxylic-acid synthase, translated as MDNGNLERAAMVMDWLGNVAGVSEVVVCAGARNTPLLVAAEQNDALTCWRHFDERSAGFFALGRAQSSGDPVAVVVTSGTAVAELMPAVVEAHYSGVPLVVVAGDRPADWRGGGAPQSIEHSGIFGTYAIEADLIGGGEADFERLVGLRERWTGRGAAFVNVCFSEPLLAGELTLPDELSFEDGDEPLEDVDFGWCDALLDEIDESRVCVVVGDVDEGDRRDVAAGLAKLGLPVWAEVTSGMQAEPVLHELLIGDLVGVLSQPALCPQRVVRVGGVPNGRFWRDLEDRADIAVTCVSPTGLRGLGRTAGVTAAAGDVMAFVGYWGDRGPKVVDHDWLKRMYQVGAVLRERVAELVANFPQSEVALVAGALDQMRSADAVYLGNSLSIREAQLVCDGELSGGVFANRGANGIDGQLSSFFGCGIGRDEAWGLFGDLTTLYDFSAPWMLDQLAARSEGTRWRVVVINNGGGQIFSRLPALASMSDRARELLVNDSSNVDFAQWADLWGMRHLLVADVAGWDGQALEDAWPMLVELKPDSAQSDAFWDAYRKVSVDVHEAVAGAE; from the coding sequence ATGGATAACGGGAACTTGGAACGCGCGGCGATGGTAATGGACTGGCTCGGCAATGTGGCTGGGGTGAGTGAAGTCGTGGTGTGTGCGGGTGCGCGTAACACACCGCTGCTCGTGGCCGCCGAGCAGAATGATGCGCTTACCTGTTGGCGTCATTTTGACGAGCGGTCCGCCGGATTCTTTGCTCTTGGGCGAGCTCAGAGCAGTGGTGATCCGGTGGCGGTGGTGGTGACTTCTGGTACGGCTGTGGCGGAGTTGATGCCGGCGGTGGTCGAAGCGCATTATTCCGGTGTGCCGTTGGTGGTGGTGGCGGGTGACCGTCCGGCGGACTGGCGCGGGGGCGGGGCGCCGCAGAGCATCGAGCATAGCGGGATTTTCGGGACCTACGCGATTGAGGCGGACTTGATTGGTGGGGGAGAGGCTGATTTCGAGCGCTTGGTTGGCTTGCGCGAGCGCTGGACTGGCCGCGGCGCGGCATTTGTGAATGTGTGTTTTTCCGAACCTTTGTTGGCGGGCGAGCTGACGCTGCCGGACGAGCTCTCGTTCGAAGATGGCGACGAGCCTCTGGAGGATGTGGATTTTGGGTGGTGTGATGCACTTTTGGATGAGATCGACGAGAGCCGTGTTTGCGTGGTGGTCGGCGATGTGGATGAAGGCGACCGTCGCGACGTGGCGGCAGGTTTGGCCAAGTTGGGGCTACCGGTTTGGGCAGAGGTGACCTCTGGAATGCAAGCCGAACCGGTTTTGCACGAATTGTTGATCGGGGATCTGGTCGGTGTGCTCAGCCAGCCCGCGCTTTGCCCGCAGCGGGTGGTGCGTGTGGGTGGGGTGCCCAATGGACGCTTCTGGCGTGATTTGGAAGATCGGGCCGACATTGCGGTGACATGCGTGTCGCCAACGGGCCTGCGTGGACTGGGGCGGACGGCGGGGGTGACCGCGGCCGCGGGTGATGTGATGGCATTTGTTGGCTATTGGGGGGATCGTGGACCCAAGGTAGTGGATCACGATTGGCTCAAGCGCATGTACCAGGTGGGCGCCGTGCTGCGTGAGCGTGTGGCGGAGTTGGTGGCGAACTTTCCACAATCCGAGGTCGCGTTGGTGGCAGGAGCGTTGGATCAGATGCGCTCGGCGGACGCTGTCTATTTGGGTAATAGCTTGTCGATCCGGGAAGCTCAGTTGGTTTGTGATGGGGAGTTGAGCGGTGGTGTGTTTGCCAACCGCGGAGCCAATGGGATCGACGGACAGTTGTCGTCGTTCTTTGGCTGCGGAATTGGGCGCGACGAGGCGTGGGGGCTTTTCGGTGATCTGACAACGCTGTACGATTTCTCCGCGCCATGGATGTTGGATCAACTGGCAGCGCGCTCGGAGGGGACGCGCTGGCGGGTGGTAGTGATCAACAATGGAGGAGGGCAGATCTTCTCCAGATTGCCGGCGTTGGCGTCGATGTCCGACCGCGCTCGGGAATTATTGGTCAATGACTCGTCCAATGTGGACTTTGCGCAGTGGGCGGACTTGTGGGGCATGCGTCATCTGCTGGTGGCGGATGTGGCAGGCTGGGATGGTCAGGCGCTGGAGGATGCGTGGCCGATGCTGGTGGAGTTGAAGCCGGATTCGGCGCAATCCGACGCGTTTTGGGATGCGTATCGCAAGGTATCGGTCGACGTGCACGAGGCGGTTGCCGGAGCTGAGTGA
- a CDS encoding ABC transporter ATP-binding protein, whose amino-acid sequence MTSQASNDYLALEIENLCFSYAGQAVLRDYNLSLAKGEILALLGESGCGKTTVLRIAAGLLAPDSGRVLLNGKDITHALPERRNIGLVFQDFALFPHMTVEQNIRYGLHRMPRGKRRGRIAEIMELTRTEGLAKRYPGQLSGGQQQRVALARALAPSPGLILLDEPFSNLDTAVRGKLRAELRAVLKQTLTSAIIVTHDRADADAAADRVSEMSGCAQCGADDVCPNR is encoded by the coding sequence ATGACCTCGCAAGCATCCAACGACTATCTGGCACTTGAGATTGAGAACTTGTGCTTTTCCTATGCCGGCCAGGCGGTGCTCCGCGATTACAACCTGAGCTTGGCCAAGGGCGAGATCCTGGCGTTGCTCGGTGAGTCGGGCTGTGGCAAAACCACGGTCTTGCGCATTGCCGCCGGGCTATTGGCTCCGGACTCTGGGCGTGTGCTTTTAAATGGAAAAGACATCACGCATGCCTTGCCCGAGCGCCGCAATATCGGGTTGGTTTTTCAAGACTTCGCGTTGTTCCCTCACATGACGGTTGAGCAGAACATTCGCTATGGCTTGCATCGCATGCCGCGCGGTAAGCGCCGCGGACGGATCGCCGAAATCATGGAACTGACCCGCACCGAGGGACTGGCCAAGCGCTACCCCGGGCAACTTTCCGGCGGACAGCAACAACGCGTCGCCTTGGCAAGGGCGCTGGCACCGTCACCTGGGTTGATCTTGCTGGATGAACCCTTTTCCAATCTGGATACAGCGGTGCGGGGCAAGCTGCGGGCGGAGTTGCGGGCTGTGCTTAAGCAGACGTTGACATCCGCAATCATTGTCACCCACGACCGTGCGGACGCGGATGCCGCTGCCGACCGGGTGAGTGAGATGAGCGGATGCGCCCAGTGCGGAGCGGATGATGTTTGCCCGAACCGCTAG
- a CDS encoding class I adenylate-forming enzyme family protein: protein MERALEVSVPRLLDPRFWEEGCDFAVPPGFARRAEVESLTAALAWGGDSAVVFATSGSTGVPKYVVLTKESLLASARQVCAHLGVRGDDVWLCPLPVGHVGGLGVFARAAVSGCKAVHLAGKWDVGRFLEVCRTERATWCSLVPTQVHDLVAAGESAPSSLRGVVVGGGALGDELYAAARKLGWPLLRSFGMTETASQIATARPDDPRMLVMNGWDVRTDAADGRRLGRLSVRGAALFSGYLSAAAEESNGELVAGADGEGWFSTSDRVELVEHADGLEIVPAGRADDLVKVLGELVAVDGVERQLHRLLVNAGAVPHAVAVCAVPDARREHRLVAVIDESLAQGAEGAAIERFNRDEATLGVERLGTIVRVPRIPRSALGKVRRSELVALVQGDI from the coding sequence GTGGAAAGAGCTCTAGAAGTGAGTGTGCCGCGGCTGTTGGACCCGCGGTTCTGGGAGGAGGGCTGTGATTTTGCGGTGCCTCCCGGGTTTGCCAGACGAGCGGAGGTGGAATCCCTCACCGCAGCGCTGGCGTGGGGTGGGGATTCGGCTGTGGTTTTCGCGACCTCAGGGTCGACCGGTGTGCCCAAGTATGTGGTGCTGACGAAGGAGTCGTTGTTGGCATCGGCGCGGCAGGTGTGCGCGCATCTTGGGGTGAGGGGGGATGACGTTTGGTTGTGTCCGTTGCCGGTAGGTCATGTGGGCGGGCTTGGTGTGTTTGCGCGGGCCGCGGTGTCTGGGTGCAAGGCGGTTCACCTGGCGGGCAAATGGGATGTCGGGCGTTTTTTGGAGGTTTGCCGCACTGAGCGGGCGACTTGGTGTTCTTTGGTGCCAACGCAGGTTCACGATCTGGTGGCTGCGGGGGAATCGGCGCCGTCGAGCTTGCGCGGTGTGGTTGTGGGCGGTGGAGCCTTGGGCGACGAGCTGTATGCGGCCGCGCGCAAGCTGGGGTGGCCGTTGCTGCGGTCTTTCGGGATGACGGAGACAGCCTCTCAGATTGCGACGGCGCGGCCTGACGATCCCCGGATGCTGGTGATGAACGGGTGGGACGTGCGCACGGATGCGGCGGACGGGCGACGGCTCGGGCGCTTGTCGGTGCGGGGGGCGGCTTTGTTTTCCGGCTACTTGTCTGCTGCTGCGGAGGAAAGTAACGGGGAACTCGTTGCGGGCGCGGATGGTGAGGGATGGTTTTCCACCAGTGACCGAGTGGAGTTGGTGGAGCATGCCGATGGACTCGAGATCGTGCCGGCGGGACGGGCGGATGATTTGGTCAAAGTGCTCGGCGAGCTGGTGGCGGTGGATGGCGTGGAGCGACAGCTTCACCGACTGTTGGTAAATGCCGGCGCGGTTCCCCATGCCGTGGCGGTTTGTGCGGTGCCTGACGCCCGACGCGAGCACCGGCTGGTGGCGGTGATCGATGAATCGCTCGCACAAGGGGCTGAGGGGGCGGCCATCGAGCGCTTCAATCGTGACGAAGCGACCCTCGGAGTCGAGCGGCTCGGCACCATCGTACGTGTGCCGAGGATCCCTCGATCGGCGCTCGGGAAAGTGCGTCGCAGCGAGCTGGTTGCGCTCGTTCAGGGGGACATCTAG
- a CDS encoding ABC transporter permease: protein MQSRSTSALSFVYGLWQRTRCQAPWVVGAVVVALLALMPLVVLFKSLLEPPQEFWELLTHSDGNGEPSTLQRYVRGTLVMLGGVGVGTVVLGTAAAWLVSVYQFKGKRLLDLLLVLPMAIPTYVMAVCWKLVTVDHKNDALMWVRDTFEVESILELDRAANTGLAVVVLSLSFYPYVYLAARASFTRQSASYLEASRMLGHGMTGTFFKVALPLARPALAAGGLLALLETLNEFGAMEILGIRTLTTGIFYVWTELDELGSAMRVSAILMALVFVVIVVERLMRGGRRYHSHRSASHRYSGKPLGWRGALAMWLGCGSVALLGFVLPLGKLVHLALMPGFEESWERLGRILPLVGESVWLALQAGVPILIVAICLAYAHRLVPRWWMTLVTRCALLGYAIPAAILGVILLATQGLLLNHAEGVAEYLFHTTTIGLAFAYTLRFLSVGYNFAESGLKQNHQHLDDASASLGHGKWVTLVRIHLPLMAPGLIGAAVILVVDILKELPLTLILRPANTETLATATYGLFHAEERFSAGALPALILTATSALALMAVRRIVQSPNS from the coding sequence ATGCAGAGTCGATCCACCAGCGCACTTTCGTTTGTTTATGGATTATGGCAGCGGACACGCTGTCAGGCGCCCTGGGTTGTTGGGGCGGTGGTCGTGGCATTGCTTGCGCTGATGCCATTGGTGGTGCTCTTCAAGAGCTTGCTGGAGCCGCCGCAGGAGTTCTGGGAATTGCTGACTCATTCCGATGGCAATGGTGAGCCATCCACGTTGCAGCGATATGTTCGTGGCACGTTGGTGATGTTGGGGGGAGTGGGCGTTGGTACGGTCGTGTTGGGGACCGCTGCAGCCTGGTTGGTGTCGGTTTATCAATTCAAGGGGAAGCGCCTGCTGGATCTTCTTCTGGTGCTGCCGATGGCGATTCCGACCTACGTGATGGCGGTTTGTTGGAAGTTGGTCACGGTGGACCACAAGAACGACGCCCTGATGTGGGTGAGGGATACCTTTGAAGTGGAGTCGATTCTCGAGCTCGACCGAGCGGCGAACACAGGGCTGGCCGTTGTTGTGTTGAGCTTGTCGTTCTACCCGTATGTTTATCTGGCGGCGCGGGCGTCGTTCACGCGTCAGTCGGCGAGTTATCTCGAGGCATCGCGGATGTTGGGGCATGGGATGACGGGGACGTTTTTCAAAGTGGCGCTGCCTTTGGCGCGTCCGGCGTTGGCTGCTGGGGGGCTGTTGGCGTTGCTGGAGACGCTGAATGAGTTTGGCGCGATGGAGATTCTCGGGATCCGCACATTGACCACCGGGATTTTCTACGTGTGGACCGAGTTGGATGAGTTGGGGAGCGCGATGCGGGTGTCGGCGATTTTGATGGCGTTGGTGTTTGTGGTGATTGTGGTCGAGCGATTGATGCGTGGTGGTCGGCGTTACCATTCCCACCGGAGCGCATCGCATCGATATTCGGGCAAGCCGCTTGGGTGGCGCGGGGCATTGGCGATGTGGCTGGGCTGCGGCAGTGTTGCTTTGCTTGGTTTTGTTTTGCCCTTGGGGAAACTGGTACATTTGGCGCTGATGCCTGGGTTTGAGGAATCCTGGGAGCGGTTGGGGCGCATTCTTCCGCTGGTGGGTGAGAGCGTTTGGTTGGCGCTGCAAGCCGGTGTGCCGATTTTGATTGTGGCGATCTGTTTGGCATATGCCCACCGGCTGGTGCCCCGGTGGTGGATGACCTTGGTGACGCGGTGTGCGCTGCTGGGGTATGCGATTCCGGCGGCCATTCTTGGGGTCATCCTGCTGGCGACGCAGGGGTTGCTGCTGAACCATGCCGAGGGCGTGGCGGAGTATTTGTTTCATACCACGACCATTGGGCTGGCGTTTGCCTACACACTGCGTTTCCTCAGCGTGGGCTATAACTTCGCTGAGTCCGGCCTGAAGCAGAACCATCAGCATCTGGATGATGCCTCGGCATCGCTTGGACATGGTAAGTGGGTGACCTTGGTGCGCATCCACTTACCATTGATGGCGCCCGGCTTGATCGGCGCTGCCGTGATTCTGGTGGTCGATATTCTCAAAGAACTTCCGCTGACGTTGATTTTGCGCCCGGCCAACACCGAGACTCTCGCGACTGCTACTTATGGACTCTTTCATGCTGAAGAGCGTTTCAGTGCAGGAGCGCTGCCGGCCTTGATTTTGACTGCCACATCGGCTCTGGCATTGATGGCGGTTCGTCGCATCGTACAATCTCCCAACTCATGA
- a CDS encoding Fe(3+) ABC transporter substrate-binding protein, whose protein sequence is MKLRNLITTVLAATISVSAVSADEETVTVYSYRHYEGDQKLYEEFTRQTGIKVETVKAKADALIERIEAEGEKSPADIFIAADVGRLEKARELGILQSVTSEALESQVPAHLRDPEGHWYGFTVRARVIMYAKDRVDPASITSYQDLTKPEWKGRICVRSSSNIYNQSLLAGMIANHGKAKALQWAKGVRKNMARAPQGSDRDQMRAVAAGIADVAIANTYYYGLLASSPDEKDREVASKIGLIFPDQDGTGTHINISGGGVVKTSDNKEAAVKLLEFLSSAEAQKTFPTTTHEYPLNMDHTLSPALEPWAAFKYDPIDLKKVGASRKDAAKLFLLSGWE, encoded by the coding sequence ATGAAACTTCGCAACCTGATCACCACCGTGTTGGCGGCCACGATCTCTGTATCGGCCGTTTCCGCAGATGAAGAGACAGTCACTGTTTATTCTTACCGTCATTATGAGGGCGACCAGAAACTCTATGAGGAGTTCACGCGTCAGACGGGGATTAAAGTGGAGACGGTGAAGGCGAAGGCGGACGCGTTGATCGAGCGGATTGAGGCCGAAGGTGAGAAATCGCCTGCGGACATTTTCATTGCGGCGGATGTGGGGCGATTGGAGAAGGCGCGTGAGCTTGGGATTCTGCAGTCGGTCACGAGCGAGGCTCTGGAGAGCCAGGTGCCGGCGCATTTGCGGGATCCGGAAGGGCACTGGTATGGCTTCACCGTGCGGGCCCGTGTGATCATGTATGCCAAGGACCGGGTGGATCCTGCGTCGATTACCAGTTACCAGGATCTGACCAAGCCCGAGTGGAAAGGGCGCATCTGCGTGCGTTCTTCATCGAATATCTACAACCAATCGCTCTTGGCGGGGATGATCGCCAACCACGGCAAGGCGAAAGCGCTGCAGTGGGCCAAGGGCGTGCGCAAGAACATGGCGCGTGCGCCTCAGGGGAGTGATCGCGACCAGATGCGGGCCGTGGCTGCGGGGATCGCCGATGTGGCCATTGCCAACACGTACTATTACGGGTTGCTTGCCAGCTCACCGGATGAAAAGGACCGCGAGGTCGCATCGAAGATTGGGCTGATCTTCCCGGATCAGGACGGCACCGGCACGCATATTAACATCTCAGGTGGTGGTGTGGTGAAGACTTCGGATAACAAAGAGGCTGCGGTGAAGCTTCTCGAGTTTCTCAGTTCGGCGGAAGCTCAGAAAACCTTCCCAACCACCACTCACGAGTACCCGCTGAACATGGATCACACGCTTTCGCCGGCGTTGGAGCCATGGGCCGCGTTCAAGTACGATCCGATCGATCTGAAGAAAGTGGGAGCATCGCGCAAGGACGCCGCCAAGCTCTTCCTCCTTTCTGGCTGGGAGTAA
- a CDS encoding ferritin — MIHPELEQAINAQINQELTASYNYLGMSTYFDTQNLDGFARWMLLQHDEEKVHAMKLLHYLQDRGGTVKLNAIPAPVATYSNPLEVFKMALQTEVENTQSINALYELALKLSDHATKSHLQWFLDEQVEEEKSIEDVIALLERIGDESAGLLYLDDKLGARKPESADDA; from the coding sequence ATGATTCATCCAGAACTCGAACAAGCCATCAACGCCCAGATCAATCAGGAGCTGACCGCTTCCTACAACTACCTGGGCATGTCGACCTATTTTGACACCCAGAATCTCGACGGATTTGCCCGTTGGATGCTGTTGCAGCATGACGAGGAGAAAGTGCACGCGATGAAGTTGCTGCACTATTTGCAGGACCGTGGAGGTACAGTGAAGCTCAATGCGATCCCAGCCCCAGTGGCGACGTATTCCAACCCGTTGGAGGTGTTCAAAATGGCGCTCCAGACCGAGGTTGAGAACACGCAGTCGATCAACGCACTCTACGAGCTGGCGCTGAAACTCAGTGATCACGCGACCAAGAGTCATCTTCAGTGGTTCCTCGACGAGCAGGTTGAGGAGGAGAAGAGCATCGAAGATGTGATCGCGCTGCTGGAGCGCATCGGCGATGAGAGCGCGGGCTTGCTTTATCTCGATGACAAGCTCGGGGCGCGCAAGCCCGAGAGCGCCGACGATGCTTAG
- the rplS gene encoding 50S ribosomal protein L19 — protein MSNVIDKIEKEQLKDDVTSFDVGDTVKVHCRVVEGGKERVQIFAGIVIATKGASLNKAFTVRKISHGEGVERTFPLHTPRIAKIEVVSRGKVRRARLHYLRDRVGKSATTVKVRKDA, from the coding sequence ATGAGCAACGTGATTGACAAGATTGAGAAGGAACAGCTGAAAGACGACGTGACGTCTTTCGATGTTGGTGACACCGTGAAAGTCCACTGCCGCGTGGTTGAGGGTGGAAAAGAGCGTGTCCAGATTTTCGCTGGTATCGTGATCGCAACCAAAGGTGCATCCCTGAACAAGGCATTCACCGTGCGTAAGATTTCCCACGGCGAAGGTGTTGAGCGTACATTCCCACTTCACACACCACGTATCGCTAAGATCGAGGTGGTGTCCCGCGGCAAAGTCCGTCGTGCACGTCTCCACTACCTCCGCGACCGCGTTGGTAAGTCGGCGACCACCGTCAAGGTGCGCAAAGACGCCTAA